Proteins encoded together in one Vitis vinifera cultivar Pinot Noir 40024 chromosome 4, ASM3070453v1 window:
- the LOC104879197 gene encoding protein neprosin-like: MRVTIVVGLVTVFLVFCGYVVEGRDLWEEDLILETELKTINKPAVKTIETEYGEMYDCVDVYKQPSLDHPLLKDHVVQMRPSAALQKTLKASRMSYLSSVDHKPIKIGLEDGCPLGTVPIRRTTKGDLIRAKSSFTKHHFNDLAVDAGGDGYEYAGIVTKTGSGKVYHGAAARLGVYNPRAQNEQLSAAVIMVLAGPLGKRGGIRTGWMVNPLLYGDSRTRFFTSWTQENNGSTSGCYDLTCPGFIQTSRIIPLGAPFSNFSRIGGVQYDASMLISRDPGSGDWWLMIMDEFKPIGYWPKTLFEGLSRHADAALWAGLVYSGSSDSPPMGSGVYQGGSFDHTCYMAQVIVGKPGQPAFNRPDDDEVVVQQSRCYHAGDNSYVEDAYWLYRFLFGGPGGSLESCK; encoded by the exons atgaGGGTCACAATCGTAGTTGGTCTTGTGACagtttttctagttttttgtGGGTATGTAGTTGAAGGAAGAGATTTATGGGAAGAAGATTTGATATTGGAGACAGAATTGAAAACCATAAACAAGCCTGCTGTCAAGACCATCGAG ACTGAGTATGGAGAGATGTACGACTGTGTCGATGTTTACAAGCAACCTTCTCTTGATCATCCTTTGCTCAAGGATCATGTTGTTCAG ATGAGGCCCAGTGCAGCTCTACAGAAGACCCTAAAAGCTTCAAGGATGAGTTATCTCTCTTCAGTAGATCACAAGCCTATCAAAATTGGGTTGGAAGATGGGTGCCCACTTGGGACCGTCCCCATCAGAAGGACTACAAAGGGAGACCTCATAAGAGCCAAGTCTAGCTTCACGAAACACCATTTTAATGACCTTGCAGTCGATGCAGGAGGTGACGGTTATGAA TATGCGGGAATTGTAACAAAAACCGGTTCAGGTAAGGTATATCATGGGGCTGCAGCACGCCTGGGCGTATACAACCCCAGGGCTCAAAATGAGCAACTGAGTGCGGCTGTAATTATGGTCCTGGCCGGTCCCCTTGGTAAAAGGGGCGGCATCCGAACTGGATGGATG GTCAATCCATTATTGTATGGCGACAGTCGCACAAGATTCTTCACATCATGGACG CAAGAAAATAACGGGAGTACATCCGGTTGCTACGATTTGACTTGCCCAGGATTCATACAAACAAGTAGGATCATACCTCTAGGCGCGCCCTTCAGTAATTTCTCTCGAATCGGCGGTGTCCAGTATGATGCAAGCATGCTGATTAGTAGG GATCCAGGGAGCGGGGATTGGTGGCTGATGATAATGGATGAGTTCAAGCCAATTGGGTACTGGCCGAAGACTTTGTTCGAGGGTTTAAGCCGGCATGCGGACGCAGCACTGTGGGCGGGTTTAGTGTATAGCGGCTCATCCGACTCCCCTCCGATGGGCAGTGGGGTGTACCAAGGGGGCAGCTTTGATCACACTTGTTACATGGCACAAGTGATTGTAGGAAAACCGGGACAGCCTGCCTTTAATCGTCCTGATGATGATGAGGTAGTAGTCCAACAATCTCGATGCTATCATGCTGGTGATAATTCCTATGTGGAGGATGCATACTGGCTCTACCGTTTCTTGTTTGGAGGACCTGGTGGTAGTCTGGAATCGTGCAAGTAA